The Afipia massiliensis genome has a segment encoding these proteins:
- a CDS encoding 16S rRNA (uracil(1498)-N(3))-methyltransferase — MPKLDFRSPRLFVDAPLAAETGIALDRDQSNYLGNVLRLAAGDTVLVFNGRDGEWQANLAGRKRPDRAEIVSQTRTQDRLPDLHYVFAPLKHARLDYMVQKAVEMGVAALRPVTTRFTQANRVNVERMRANVIEAAEQCGILSLADVHDPEPLERYLNQRDGERLLVFCDEDAPIADPMAAFAGADGTKGTDVLIGPEGGFAEEERALLLKQPHVARLALGPRILRADTAAVAALAVVQTALGDWGKPDAR, encoded by the coding sequence ATGCCCAAACTCGATTTTCGCAGCCCCCGGCTTTTCGTCGATGCTCCGCTAGCGGCCGAAACCGGCATCGCACTCGATCGCGACCAGTCCAATTACCTCGGAAACGTGCTGCGGCTTGCCGCCGGCGATACCGTGCTGGTGTTCAACGGCCGCGACGGCGAATGGCAAGCCAATCTCGCCGGCCGCAAACGGCCGGACCGCGCGGAAATCGTCAGCCAGACCCGCACCCAGGATCGCCTGCCCGATCTGCATTACGTGTTCGCTCCGCTGAAACATGCGCGGCTCGACTACATGGTGCAAAAAGCCGTTGAAATGGGCGTTGCAGCGCTGCGGCCTGTCACGACGCGATTTACGCAGGCGAACCGCGTCAATGTCGAGCGCATGCGCGCCAACGTCATCGAGGCCGCCGAGCAATGCGGCATCCTCAGCCTCGCCGACGTCCACGATCCGGAACCGCTGGAACGTTACCTGAACCAGCGCGATGGCGAGCGCCTGCTGGTGTTCTGCGACGAGGACGCCCCGATCGCCGATCCCATGGCCGCCTTCGCCGGTGCGGACGGCACAAAGGGCACCGACGTGCTGATCGGTCCCGAGGGCGGATTTGCCGAGGAGGAACGCGCATTGCTGCTGAAGCAACCGCACGTCGCGCGGCTGGCGCTCGGACCGCGAATCCTGCGCGCCGATACGGCTGCGGTCGCGGCACTGGCCGTGGTACAGACGGCCCTCGGCGATTGGGGCAAACCCGATGCACGCTGA
- a CDS encoding DUF4170 domain-containing protein, producing the protein MSETVQPQLLHLVIGGELLDLDHVTFKDLDKVEVVGLFPNYATAYVAWKGKAQQTVDNAHMRYFIVHLHRLLDPGQDAKPSH; encoded by the coding sequence ATGTCCGAAACTGTGCAACCGCAGTTGCTTCATCTCGTCATCGGCGGCGAACTTCTCGACCTCGATCATGTGACCTTCAAGGATCTCGACAAGGTCGAGGTCGTCGGCCTGTTCCCGAACTACGCCACGGCCTATGTGGCGTGGAAGGGCAAGGCCCAGCAGACCGTCGATAACGCGCACATGCGTTATTTCATCGTCCATCTTCACCGGCTGCTCGACCCGGGCCAAGATGCGAAGCCGTCCCATTGA
- a CDS encoding DUF2093 domain-containing protein, translating to MLNKFGPSGQGEAQVEYLDGDFRVTSPGSYVRCAITGEHIPLDELKYWSVDRQEAYATPEAVLQRHYPAQLKANG from the coding sequence GTGCTCAATAAATTCGGGCCTTCCGGCCAGGGCGAAGCGCAGGTCGAATATCTCGACGGCGATTTTCGCGTGACCTCTCCCGGGTCCTACGTCCGTTGCGCCATCACCGGCGAACACATCCCGCTGGATGAACTGAAATACTGGAGCGTCGACCGGCAGGAAGCCTACGCGACACCGGAAGCCGTGTTGCAGCGGCATTATCCGGCGCAATTGAAGGCTAACGGTTGA
- a CDS encoding DUF6101 family protein encodes MRRQFGVGGVQPVGSSCMLQLDPHSLPVSFEARDGRADGGVRHIEINRERVTVRRAIGGIRMAINVRVRDFLGIACRETNDGRALVLVHSDPSLSVPLLVTADELQLDLAWQMWGDLFALPQIEDENEAAREPAPRRRRRNIIKDRRPKFLVRRKAGRAAMEISIHRGEREIIARN; translated from the coding sequence GTGAGGCGTCAATTCGGAGTCGGCGGGGTGCAACCCGTCGGGTCGAGCTGCATGTTGCAGCTCGACCCCCATTCCCTGCCCGTCAGCTTTGAAGCGCGCGATGGCCGCGCCGATGGCGGCGTCAGGCACATCGAAATCAATCGCGAGCGCGTCACCGTGCGTCGTGCCATTGGCGGCATTCGGATGGCGATCAATGTTCGCGTGCGTGATTTTCTCGGCATCGCCTGCCGCGAAACGAACGACGGACGCGCGCTGGTGCTGGTTCACAGCGATCCGTCGCTGTCGGTGCCGCTGCTGGTCACCGCGGATGAACTGCAACTCGATCTGGCCTGGCAGATGTGGGGCGACCTGTTCGCTCTGCCGCAGATCGAGGATGAAAACGAAGCAGCACGCGAACCGGCTCCGCGCCGCCGCCGCCGCAACATCATCAAGGATCGTCGTCCGAAATTTCTGGTGCGTCGCAAGGCCGGACGCGCTGCGATGGAGATATCCATTCATCGCGGCGAACGCGAGATCATCGCGCGCAACTAG
- the xseA gene encoding exodeoxyribonuclease VII large subunit, with protein sequence MPEAAVTPLPNSPEFTVSELSSALKRTVEDAYGHVRVRGEISGFRGPHSSGHCYFALKDESAKIEAVIWKGVHGRMRFKPQEGLEIIATGKLTTYPGSSKYQIVIEAIEPAGVGALMALMEERKKKLAAEGLFDEARKQLLPWLPEVIGVVTSPTGAVIRDILHRLEDRFPRRVLVWPVRVQGEGSAEQIAAAIHGFNALEEGGRIPRPDLLIVARGGGSLEDLWSFNEEIVVRAAAESMIPLISAVGHETDVTLIDFAADKRAPTPTAAAEMAVPVRAELFVEVTSLERRAMLCWQRGQEHRRSELRAAARALPKATELLNIPRQRLDRASAQLPRALRANAHVYERRLSAIGGRLTVTALRAQIDRGKEKVARLATSARRGADLQIQQRETRLKYVAQLLKALSYKGVLDRGFALVRDEHDQPLHAAANVGSGQRLTIEFADGRIGATADGYGTTEAKPKAAPAKPASKRTTDFGVKKVQGDLF encoded by the coding sequence ATGCCCGAAGCTGCTGTCACACCGCTGCCCAATTCGCCGGAATTTACCGTTTCCGAACTGTCCTCGGCGCTCAAGCGGACGGTTGAGGACGCCTATGGCCATGTGCGGGTGCGCGGCGAAATCTCGGGCTTTCGCGGACCGCATTCTTCCGGCCACTGCTATTTCGCGCTGAAGGACGAGAGCGCCAAGATCGAGGCAGTGATCTGGAAGGGCGTTCATGGCCGGATGCGGTTCAAGCCGCAGGAAGGCCTCGAGATCATCGCCACCGGCAAGCTCACGACCTATCCCGGCTCATCGAAGTACCAGATCGTCATCGAAGCCATCGAGCCCGCTGGCGTCGGCGCTCTGATGGCGCTGATGGAAGAGCGCAAGAAGAAGCTCGCCGCCGAGGGACTGTTCGACGAGGCGCGCAAGCAGTTGCTGCCATGGCTGCCTGAAGTGATCGGCGTGGTGACTTCGCCGACGGGCGCGGTGATCCGCGACATCCTGCATCGTCTCGAAGACAGATTCCCGCGCCGCGTGCTGGTGTGGCCGGTGCGGGTGCAGGGCGAAGGCTCCGCCGAGCAGATCGCCGCCGCCATCCACGGCTTCAACGCATTGGAGGAAGGCGGCAGGATTCCACGGCCGGATCTGCTGATCGTTGCGCGCGGCGGCGGCTCGCTGGAAGACCTGTGGTCGTTCAACGAAGAGATCGTGGTGCGCGCAGCGGCAGAGAGCATGATCCCGCTGATCTCGGCCGTCGGCCACGAGACCGACGTGACGCTGATCGATTTCGCCGCCGACAAGCGTGCACCGACGCCAACTGCAGCGGCCGAGATGGCGGTGCCGGTGCGCGCCGAACTGTTCGTCGAGGTCACCTCACTGGAGCGGCGTGCGATGCTGTGCTGGCAGCGCGGCCAGGAACATCGGCGCAGTGAACTGCGCGCAGCGGCCCGCGCGCTGCCGAAGGCAACCGAGCTGCTGAACATTCCGCGCCAGCGCCTCGATCGCGCCAGCGCGCAACTGCCCCGCGCGTTGCGCGCCAACGCGCATGTCTACGAGCGGCGGCTGTCGGCCATCGGCGGACGCCTGACGGTGACGGCGTTGCGCGCGCAAATCGATCGCGGCAAGGAGAAGGTGGCGCGGCTGGCGACAAGCGCGCGGCGCGGCGCGGATCTGCAGATCCAGCAACGCGAGACGCGCCTGAAATATGTCGCGCAGCTTCTCAAGGCACTCTCCTACAAGGGCGTGCTGGATCGCGGCTTCGCACTGGTGCGCGACGAGCATGACCAGCCGCTGCATGCCGCAGCCAATGTCGGTTCCGGCCAGCGCCTCACCATCGAATTCGCCGACGGGCGCATCGGTGCGACGGCGGATGGCTATGGAACAACCGAAGCGAAGCCGAAAGCGGCGCCGGCAAAGCCCGCGTCGAAGCGCACCACCGATTTCGGCGTTAAAAAGGTCCAGGGCGACCTTTTTTGA
- a CDS encoding ATP phosphoribosyltransferase regulatory subunit, producing the protein MSQTSAATATGSAAQAEALLQTFARAGYTHARPPILQPAEPFLDLSGEDIRKSLYLTTDATGEELCLRPDLTIPVAREYLASKRAGAPAGFSYLGPVFRFRGGTASEFNQAGVESFGRQDRAAADAEMLALGVEAAAAFGVASLDIRTGDVALFAALIDALDLYPVWKRRLIKDFNRKISLAQDLQRLTLETGKTRNEYEGVLAALAGSDRKAALALVTDLMSIAGTSNVGGRTVSEIADRFLEQSTLKGGALPRDALQLIERFLGIAGEPDDAASQLRTLASDAKLDLNAAIDQFESRTGFMAARGIDTKTIRFSTAFGRGLDYYTGFEFELHAKGNSTEPLVGGGRYDGLLTRLGARAPIPAVGFSIWIEALSQGSAA; encoded by the coding sequence ATGAGCCAGACCAGTGCCGCAACCGCGACCGGGTCCGCCGCACAGGCGGAGGCCTTGCTGCAGACTTTTGCGCGGGCTGGCTACACCCATGCGCGGCCGCCGATCCTGCAGCCGGCGGAACCGTTTCTCGATCTGTCCGGCGAAGACATTCGCAAGAGCCTCTATCTGACCACCGACGCCACCGGCGAGGAACTGTGCCTGCGGCCTGATCTCACCATCCCGGTGGCGCGCGAGTATCTCGCGTCAAAGCGCGCAGGCGCCCCCGCGGGGTTCTCTTATCTCGGGCCGGTGTTTCGTTTTCGCGGCGGCACCGCCAGCGAATTCAACCAGGCCGGCGTGGAATCCTTCGGCCGGCAGGATCGCGCGGCGGCTGACGCGGAGATGCTGGCGCTCGGCGTCGAGGCCGCGGCCGCCTTCGGCGTCGCGAGCCTCGATATTCGCACCGGCGACGTCGCACTGTTCGCAGCGCTGATCGACGCGCTCGATCTGTACCCGGTCTGGAAGCGCCGGCTGATCAAGGATTTCAACCGCAAGATCTCGCTCGCGCAGGATCTGCAGCGCCTGACGCTGGAGACCGGCAAGACCCGCAATGAATATGAAGGCGTGCTGGCCGCGCTCGCAGGCTCGGATCGCAAGGCTGCGCTGGCGCTTGTCACCGACCTGATGTCGATCGCCGGCACCAGCAATGTCGGCGGCCGCACCGTGTCGGAAATCGCCGACCGCTTTCTCGAGCAATCGACTCTCAAGGGCGGCGCATTGCCGCGCGACGCGCTGCAGTTGATCGAACGCTTCCTCGGCATTGCCGGCGAACCGGACGATGCGGCAAGCCAGTTGCGTACGCTGGCCTCGGACGCGAAGCTCGACCTGAACGCTGCCATCGACCAGTTCGAAAGCCGCACCGGTTTCATGGCCGCACGCGGCATCGACACCAAGACGATCCGCTTTTCCACCGCGTTCGGACGCGGTCTCGATTACTACACCGGCTTCGAATTCGAACTGCACGCCAAGGGCAACAGCACGGAGCCGCTGGTCGGCGGCGGACGCTATGACGGGCTGCTGACGCGGCTCGGCGCACGCGCGCCCATTCCAGCGGTCGGGTTCTCGATCTGGATCGAAGCGCTTTCGCAAGGGAGCGCCGCATGA
- a CDS encoding TldD/PmbA family protein: MNSSPNASLSPSPKSTTSGLLDQSALSDLAQRLVEAAKRAGADAADAIAVRGVSQGVEIREGKVEESERSEGDDVGLRVFVGKRQAVVSTSDIGGDVAKLAERAVAMAKVAPDDDYVGLADPSLLAKQFANLDLLDPQVPSVDELERRAQEAEAAGLAVKGVSKSGGASASAGIGGMVLVTSTGFHGSYLRSSHGISMTAIAGEGTGMERDYDFTSAIHGADLESPSSVGQSAGERTVARLNPRKVATCKAPVVFDPRVSNSLVGHLIGAVNGASIARKTSFLKDRLGQQLFDKNIRIIDDPLRVRGMRSQTFDSEGVATKKLAVIDGGVLTTWLLDSATARELGMATTGHAHRGVSSSPSPGPYNLHLEAGQVSPAELISDIKEGFYVTDLIGSGVNGVTGDYSRGAAGFWIENGKLSYAVSEVTIAGHLLEIFKSMVPANDLTFKYGVNAPTVRIGELTIAGR, translated from the coding sequence GTGAACTCTTCACCAAACGCGTCGTTGTCGCCGTCGCCGAAATCAACAACATCCGGACTTCTTGATCAGAGCGCGCTGAGCGATCTGGCGCAGCGTCTCGTGGAAGCTGCGAAGCGCGCGGGCGCCGATGCAGCCGATGCCATCGCGGTGCGCGGCGTATCGCAAGGCGTTGAAATCCGTGAAGGCAAGGTTGAAGAATCCGAGCGCTCCGAAGGCGACGATGTCGGCTTGCGCGTGTTCGTCGGAAAGCGGCAGGCCGTGGTCTCGACCAGCGACATCGGCGGTGATGTCGCCAAACTCGCCGAGCGTGCAGTGGCGATGGCGAAGGTCGCGCCCGACGACGATTATGTTGGTCTCGCCGATCCGTCGCTGCTGGCGAAACAGTTTGCCAATCTCGACCTGCTCGACCCACAGGTGCCCTCCGTCGATGAACTGGAGCGACGGGCGCAGGAAGCGGAAGCTGCGGGATTGGCGGTCAAGGGTGTATCAAAGTCCGGCGGTGCATCGGCATCGGCAGGCATCGGCGGTATGGTGCTCGTGACATCGACCGGTTTTCACGGCTCATATCTGAGGTCGAGTCACGGCATCTCGATGACGGCGATTGCGGGTGAAGGCACCGGCATGGAGCGCGACTACGATTTCACCTCGGCGATCCATGGCGCCGATCTCGAATCTCCTTCGAGCGTCGGACAAAGTGCTGGTGAGCGCACCGTGGCGCGGCTCAATCCGCGCAAGGTCGCGACCTGCAAGGCGCCGGTGGTGTTCGATCCGCGTGTGTCGAATTCGCTGGTCGGCCATCTGATCGGCGCGGTCAACGGCGCATCGATTGCGCGCAAGACCAGCTTCCTGAAGGACCGCCTCGGCCAGCAACTGTTCGACAAGAACATTCGCATCATCGACGATCCGCTGCGCGTGCGCGGAATGCGGTCGCAAACGTTCGATTCAGAAGGTGTTGCGACCAAGAAACTTGCCGTCATCGATGGCGGCGTGCTGACCACATGGCTGCTCGATTCCGCCACCGCGCGCGAGCTGGGCATGGCGACAACGGGCCACGCCCATCGCGGTGTGTCGTCGTCGCCCTCGCCCGGGCCGTACAATCTTCATCTCGAAGCCGGCCAGGTTTCGCCGGCGGAATTGATCTCCGACATCAAGGAAGGCTTCTACGTCACCGACCTGATCGGCTCCGGCGTCAACGGCGTGACCGGCGACTACAGCCGGGGTGCCGCGGGCTTCTGGATCGAAAACGGGAAACTGTCGTATGCGGTCAGCGAGGTGACCATCGCGGGCCATCTGCTCGAGATTTTCAAGTCGATGGTTCCGGCCAACGATCTGACGTTCAAGTACGGCGTCAACGCGCCGACCGTGCGCATCGGGGAATTGACGATTGCAGGCCGCTAA
- the ubiA gene encoding 4-hydroxybenzoate octaprenyltransferase: protein MSNAAAPVADSTANWVDTHAPIWMRPYLRLSRFDRPIGWWLLLLPCWWSAALAAGIAHDVRGLPLVIVLFFIGAVVMRGAGCTWNDITDRNLDTQVERTRSRPIPAGQVTVTQAAIFLVLQALIGLAVLLQFNRFAILTGICSLVVVAVYPFMKRITYWPQVTLGLAFSWGALMGFAVILGRIDATALVLYAGSISWVIAYDTIYAHQDTEDDILVGIKSTALLFGERTQMALTIFYSLAVVLIGVALWRGGSQWLAWIGLAGFAAHLVWQVRTIRIDNPALCLRLFKSNRDAGLMLFAGLLADAVLRSY, encoded by the coding sequence ATGAGCAACGCCGCAGCCCCCGTCGCCGACTCAACCGCCAACTGGGTCGATACCCACGCGCCGATCTGGATGCGGCCCTATCTGCGGCTGTCGCGGTTCGACCGCCCGATCGGATGGTGGCTGCTGCTGCTGCCGTGCTGGTGGTCGGCTGCGCTGGCGGCGGGCATTGCCCATGATGTTCGCGGTCTGCCGCTGGTCATCGTGTTGTTCTTTATCGGCGCGGTGGTGATGCGCGGTGCGGGATGCACCTGGAACGACATCACCGATCGCAATCTCGATACGCAGGTCGAGCGCACACGGTCGCGGCCGATTCCGGCGGGGCAGGTGACGGTCACGCAGGCGGCGATCTTTCTCGTCCTGCAGGCGCTGATCGGGCTGGCGGTGCTGCTGCAGTTCAACCGCTTTGCAATTCTCACCGGCATCTGCTCGCTGGTGGTGGTTGCGGTCTATCCCTTCATGAAGCGCATCACCTACTGGCCGCAGGTGACTCTCGGTCTTGCGTTCTCATGGGGTGCGCTGATGGGATTTGCGGTGATCCTCGGCCGGATCGATGCCACCGCGCTGGTGCTGTACGCCGGATCGATTTCGTGGGTGATCGCCTATGACACGATCTACGCCCATCAGGACACCGAGGACGACATCCTGGTCGGCATCAAATCGACGGCGTTGCTGTTCGGCGAACGGACGCAGATGGCGCTGACGATTTTTTACAGTCTGGCGGTGGTGCTGATCGGTGTCGCGCTGTGGCGCGGCGGATCGCAATGGCTCGCATGGATCGGGCTCGCGGGGTTCGCCGCGCATCTGGTCTGGCAGGTGCGGACGATCCGGATCGACAATCCCGCGCTGTGTCTGCGGCTGTTCAAGTCGAACCGCGATGCGGGGCTGATGCTGTTCGCCGGCCTGCTCGCCGACGCTGTGCTGCGTAGCTATTAG
- a CDS encoding 3'(2'),5'-bisphosphate nucleotidase CysQ: MQAANTDISSADLTRDAALLADVVREAGALALSLFRTELKTWIKGKTSPVSEADIAVNDLIEARLRAATPDYGWLSEESADDSARLGKSMTWIVDPIDGTRAYLARQDDWSVSVALVADGLPVLGAVFAPASDEFFFATRGRGTALNGAPIAAAPGAEIHFPKIAGPKPLVERLGGMRDDESLYPRIGSLALRLVRVAEGRLDAAFAGGNSRDWDLAAADLIVHEAGGEMTSLAGERLVYNQTDVRHGLLVAAGRARHAHIVKHFRENPIPW, from the coding sequence TTGCAGGCCGCTAACACCGACATCTCCAGCGCGGACCTGACGCGCGACGCTGCGCTGCTGGCCGACGTGGTGCGGGAAGCCGGCGCGCTGGCGCTCAGCCTGTTTCGCACCGAACTGAAAACCTGGATCAAGGGCAAGACGTCCCCGGTGTCGGAAGCCGACATTGCCGTCAACGACCTGATCGAGGCGCGGCTGCGTGCGGCGACGCCGGATTACGGATGGCTGTCGGAAGAAAGCGCTGACGATTCCGCGCGGCTCGGCAAATCGATGACTTGGATTGTCGATCCGATCGACGGCACCCGCGCCTATCTGGCGCGGCAGGACGACTGGTCGGTCTCCGTCGCGCTGGTCGCGGACGGGCTGCCGGTATTGGGTGCAGTGTTCGCGCCGGCGAGCGATGAGTTCTTTTTCGCAACGCGCGGGCGGGGCACCGCGCTGAATGGTGCGCCGATCGCCGCTGCGCCCGGTGCGGAAATTCACTTCCCGAAAATCGCCGGGCCGAAGCCGTTGGTCGAGCGCCTCGGCGGCATGCGTGACGACGAAAGCCTTTACCCGCGCATAGGCTCGCTGGCGCTCCGGCTGGTCCGGGTGGCCGAAGGGCGGCTCGATGCCGCATTCGCAGGCGGGAACAGCCGCGATTGGGACCTTGCCGCCGCCGATTTAATCGTGCACGAAGCGGGCGGGGAAATGACCTCACTGGCTGGCGAGCGCCTGGTTTACAATCAAACCGACGTGCGTCATGGATTGCTGGTGGCGGCGGGGCGTGCGCGGCACGCGCATATCGTGAAACATTTTCGGGAAAACCCGATTCCGTGGTGA
- a CDS encoding 3-deoxy-D-manno-octulosonic acid transferase: MPSALPATLAAYRRLSALAAPLATPLIARRLKQGKEDPERLGERRGVASAPRPPGPLIWIHGASVGEVLAVAGLIERLRALNVRILLTSGTVTSAAIVARRFPPDVIHQYVPFDSPRFVSAFLDHWKPGLALFIESDIWPNLILSSAERRIPMVIINGRMSPRSFPRWRKLRGTISALLECFDLCLAQSERDGERFAALGCPNVVTSGNLKLDVEGPPADVRKLERLKEAMQRRLVFVAASTHPGEDEIVLDAHRRLASRMPQLLSVIVPRHPNRGGAIAQMLTAAGMQVALRSQDELPGPDTDMYVADTMGELGLFYRLAPVVFMGGSLVPHGGQNPIEGIKLGAAILHGPHVFNFSDIYESLDQAGGAIRAETGEDFVKLLGHLLVNPIARQRSVGAAEGVVNRLGGALDKTLAALEPYLLQLRLEGGSDA, encoded by the coding sequence ATGCCTAGCGCTCTGCCAGCGACGCTTGCGGCGTATCGGCGGCTGTCGGCCCTTGCCGCGCCGCTCGCGACCCCGCTGATTGCGCGGCGGCTGAAGCAGGGCAAGGAAGACCCCGAACGTCTCGGCGAGCGCCGCGGTGTTGCGAGCGCGCCGCGCCCGCCGGGGCCGCTGATCTGGATTCATGGCGCGAGCGTCGGCGAGGTTCTGGCGGTTGCGGGACTGATCGAACGGCTGCGGGCGCTGAACGTCCGCATCCTGCTGACGTCGGGAACGGTCACGTCGGCTGCGATTGTTGCACGGCGGTTTCCGCCTGACGTGATTCATCAATATGTGCCGTTCGACTCGCCGCGCTTCGTCTCGGCGTTTCTCGATCACTGGAAGCCAGGTCTGGCACTGTTCATCGAGTCCGATATCTGGCCCAACCTGATCCTGTCGAGCGCCGAGCGGCGCATTCCGATGGTCATCATCAATGGCCGGATGTCGCCGCGCTCGTTTCCGCGCTGGCGGAAACTGCGCGGCACCATCTCGGCGCTGCTGGAATGCTTCGACCTTTGTCTCGCGCAATCCGAGCGCGACGGCGAACGCTTTGCGGCGCTCGGCTGTCCCAATGTCGTCACCTCAGGCAATCTGAAACTCGATGTCGAGGGACCGCCGGCGGATGTGCGGAAGCTGGAACGCCTCAAGGAGGCGATGCAGCGCAGGCTGGTGTTCGTCGCGGCGTCCACGCATCCCGGTGAAGACGAAATCGTGCTCGACGCGCACCGTCGTCTGGCATCGCGCATGCCGCAGTTGCTGAGTGTGATCGTGCCGCGTCATCCCAACCGGGGCGGCGCCATCGCGCAGATGCTGACGGCCGCCGGCATGCAGGTGGCGTTACGCTCGCAGGATGAATTGCCGGGTCCCGACACGGATATGTACGTCGCCGACACCATGGGCGAACTCGGATTGTTCTACCGGCTGGCGCCGGTGGTGTTCATGGGCGGATCGCTGGTGCCGCACGGCGGGCAGAATCCGATCGAGGGCATCAAGCTCGGCGCTGCGATCCTGCACGGGCCGCATGTGTTCAACTTCAGCGACATCTATGAGTCACTCGATCAGGCGGGCGGCGCCATTCGCGCCGAGACCGGCGAGGACTTCGTCAAACTGCTCGGGCACCTGCTAGTCAATCCGATTGCGCGGCAGCGGTCGGTGGGAGCTGCGGAAGGCGTCGTGAACAGGCTCGGCGGCGCGCTAGACAAGACACTCGCCGCGCTGGAGCCATATCTTCTGCAGTTGCGGCTGGAGGGGGGCTCCGATGCGTGA
- a CDS encoding lysophospholipid acyltransferase family protein gives MKATLRKLGRASWVQHAAGFTAAEFLRLVWWTNRFTLDPPDVYKRVEPDMPVIIAFWHGQHFMMPFLKRKEYQAKVLISRHRDGEINAIAAERLDVGTVRGSGDHGSEFHRKGGVSAFKAMLRTLDEKINMALTADVPKVSRKAGLGIIMLARESGRPILPVAIATSRFKRLNNWDRSVIHLPFGRGVIAGGELIRVPPDADNETMQTIRLQLEERLNEVTRRAYECVGRPDEGIHA, from the coding sequence TTGAAAGCCACGCTTCGAAAACTCGGCCGCGCCAGCTGGGTGCAGCATGCTGCGGGTTTCACCGCGGCTGAATTCCTGCGGCTGGTGTGGTGGACGAATCGCTTCACGCTCGATCCGCCGGACGTTTACAAGCGCGTCGAGCCGGACATGCCCGTCATCATCGCGTTCTGGCATGGCCAGCACTTCATGATGCCGTTCCTGAAGCGCAAGGAATATCAGGCCAAGGTCCTGATCTCGCGTCATCGCGACGGCGAGATCAATGCCATCGCGGCGGAGCGTCTCGATGTCGGAACCGTGCGCGGGTCCGGCGATCATGGATCGGAATTTCACCGCAAGGGCGGCGTGAGCGCGTTCAAGGCGATGCTGCGGACGCTGGATGAAAAGATCAACATGGCGCTGACCGCCGATGTGCCGAAGGTTTCGCGCAAGGCGGGGCTCGGCATCATCATGCTGGCGCGCGAATCCGGACGGCCGATCTTGCCGGTGGCGATCGCCACCAGTCGCTTCAAGCGCCTCAATAACTGGGACCGCTCCGTAATTCATCTGCCATTCGGACGCGGTGTCATCGCAGGCGGCGAATTGATCAGGGTGCCGCCCGACGCGGACAATGAGACCATGCAGACGATCCGCTTACAGCTTGAAGAGCGGCTGAACGAAGTAACGCGCCGCGCCTACGAATGCGTGGGCCGTCCGGACGAGGGCATCCATGCCTAG
- the lpxK gene encoding tetraacyldisaccharide 4'-kinase translates to MREPAFWYRPPSLLSRLLAPLGAIYGAVTARRMARDGASAGLPVLCIGNYHVGGAGKTPATFALVKLLREMGEQPFVVSRGYGGSQQGPVRVDQAEHTAADVGDEPLMMASSVPVVVSRDRVAGAALARAQGASVVLLDDGFQNPALVKNASLIVIDASRGVGNGGVFPAGPLRAPLEPQIARTDALIVIGAGNAANGIAARVLKHGAPVLRARLVPDQGSVDRLRGQRVLAFAGIGDPARFFATLTACGVTVAEEKAFADHHPFTPDEIERLVSGAAERSLTLVTTEKDMARIRSDARFREQTNGIATFPVTLDFDDAAMLRNFVAERLARAR, encoded by the coding sequence ATGCGTGAGCCGGCCTTCTGGTATCGGCCGCCATCGTTGTTATCGCGACTGCTTGCGCCGCTTGGTGCGATCTACGGCGCCGTTACCGCGCGGCGCATGGCGCGCGATGGTGCATCTGCCGGGCTTCCGGTGCTCTGCATCGGAAACTATCATGTCGGCGGCGCGGGCAAGACCCCGGCGACTTTCGCGCTGGTGAAACTGTTGCGGGAGATGGGCGAGCAGCCGTTCGTTGTCAGCCGGGGTTACGGCGGTTCGCAACAAGGTCCCGTTCGTGTCGATCAGGCTGAGCACACGGCTGCGGACGTGGGCGATGAGCCGCTGATGATGGCTTCAAGCGTGCCCGTCGTCGTGTCGCGCGATCGTGTGGCCGGTGCGGCGCTGGCGCGTGCGCAGGGTGCGAGTGTCGTCCTGCTCGATGATGGTTTCCAGAATCCGGCGCTTGTGAAGAACGCCTCGCTGATCGTGATTGATGCGTCGCGCGGGGTCGGCAACGGCGGTGTGTTTCCGGCCGGTCCGCTGCGTGCGCCGCTCGAACCGCAAATCGCGCGCACCGATGCGTTGATCGTGATCGGTGCGGGCAACGCGGCCAATGGCATCGCGGCAAGAGTGTTGAAGCATGGAGCGCCGGTGTTGCGCGCGCGCCTTGTACCCGATCAGGGCTCGGTCGACAGGCTGCGTGGTCAACGCGTGCTTGCCTTTGCAGGGATCGGCGATCCAGCGCGATTCTTTGCGACATTAACGGCCTGCGGCGTGACTGTGGCCGAGGAAAAAGCCTTCGCCGACCATCACCCGTTCACGCCGGACGAGATTGAGCGGTTGGTATCCGGTGCTGCAGAAAGGTCGTTGACGCTGGTGACGACCGAAAAGGACATGGCGCGCATCCGCAGCGATGCCCGCTTTCGAGAGCAAACGAATGGCATCGCGACCTTTCCGGTCACGCTCGATTTCGATGATGCGGCGATGTTGCGGAATTTTGTGGCCGAGCGGCTGGCAAGAGCGCGTTAG